A region of the Dysidea avara chromosome 9, odDysAvar1.4, whole genome shotgun sequence genome:
tttacctagctcatatgctgttctccataaatagttatgtggtgaaaatttcatgtcattattagtttcctatctagatttatgacactttgaatattgtgtttggtgtcGTGCGATAtatgtaaaaagcattgaaaatactgcacacaaaaatcatcacactgtcaacttcttttgcttatatcttttgataggaaccatcAATTGGGGTGacgtttgcactaaaatgaccctgaaaaatagcacaatatttgtcataccagtgaatgcatggaatgttaattatttaatttagttggaaatctctagtCTTAGTatctttaaaaaaattttttgtctgttgtcaaaaagctgcacagatcgtgcagCCACCAGacactgaccaataaaatcaaaccaccaatactttgagtggatgatagactacttgaacaatgttgagagtgaatatcgtggcatacgaagaaccttacgaaccgctgcaacgaaaaatcacgtgattttaagatattCAGTTGTGCCGTTTTCtgccagaagaaagtgacaaacttggctgccacactggtgttatttaagttacacttagcctaacacatgacaaaagttaggtagttgattggaggatatcgatttttcgcattgcggaccctgcCTAAGGGCGCTTTTCTTAATCCTAAGGGCGCTTTTCTTAATCCTAagggcgctgttcctaatcctaggcaCTAGGGGCGTTTTCTAACCCTAGGGGTGCTGTTACTAACACAGTAAGAGCAAAATTACGCGACATTACGATAAAGCCGAAATGATAACATACTGTACGTAATGGCTAGTTTTTTTCTAGtccccttttctttcttttgtgtggaggcgggaaagaaaagggtctggtgaacacagtatagcatcgtcgttgggatatcccgagattgtggggattctacagcgcagcttccggattgttgttTGGTGCAAATGACGTGATCTGCTGCATTTGCGTCCTGTttaccatagatatttcagtagtagctatggtaacaggatgcaaatgaCGCAAATATTACTAAATCACATCATTCGTGCCAATCAACAATCCagaagctgcgcagtagaatccccacaatctcgggatagcccaacgacgatgctatactatgttcaccagacccttttctttccccgcccccacacaaaagaaagaaaagtgtctggctacgtgagactatcttttttccccacccacacacaaaggAAAAAAGtagtctggctacgcgagactattcCGTTTGTCGAGAACTAGTAACTATGATATTATATTTGTAGTACATTACATAATGTTCTATGTATCacgtgtacgtatgtatattaGTGCTCATCATGAAGTGTGAACACGTGTAGCTGAAACAGCAGTTCTGTTGTTCGCGGCGTCTGAATCATCCTTCGAATAGCCTTCGAACCTTATAGTCGTACTAACTTACCACTATCTCTCACATTTGGTGCTTTATCAGACCAGGGATTCGATGGATGCAGCTCAACGTGCCCGAGCTTCCAGACGTGGTGGGCGCTCATCTGTGACGAAACTCCTTGCTAAAGCCCACGCCATCACTCAACCAGGAACTAAAGTCACTCCCCAATCTATTTCGCAAGCGAACAGAGACACTATAGACCTCATGTTAAGCCAACTGTCAGTGAAGAAGCGCCAATTAGAAGAACTCGACCAGACAATCCTCGCAGCCATCACTACTGAAAAGGAGCTCGAAGATGAAGTGACTGACACTGAGATGTACCACTTCGAACTGGCCGAGAAGATCGCCAGCTTAAAGAAGTTCTCTATGCCATCAACACCCAACATCACAAGCCAGCCGTTACCTCCGACATCAACACAGCAGCAGCGGCAGGAACAGAAAGTATCACAACAGCCTGTGGTGCAGCAGAATAATGCAGAGACTGGTGCAACTGGAAATTCCACCCCGTCAAACTCCGTGAGTAATTCATTGTCGCACACACCTGTTATACATGATGTGGTTCAGTCTGTGTGTCAGTTACCCAAACTAACTCTTCCTACCTTTAGTGGGGACTCCCTCCAATTCCAAACCTTTTGGGATTCATTTGAAGCAGCTGTACATAACAGTAAGGGGTTAACTGGAGTACAGAAATTTCACTATCTAAGAGCACAGCTGCTGGGTGATGCAGCCCATGTCATTGACAACCTCCCCCTAACAGACCTGAACTATGAGCACTCTGTGGCTTTACTCAAAGACAGGTTTGGGCAGCCCTATAAGTTGGTCAATGCACACATGGATGCGCTAATGAACCTACCCAAGCCTGTTAACAATCTGGCCAGTCTTCAAGCCTCTCATGACAAGTTGGAAAGCCACATGAGAGCACTTCAGTCCTTGGGCAAATCTCATGATACCTATAGCGAACTTGCATGTTTACGTCACGCGTAAGGGTACACGCCCATTTATGGTATCACGTAAATAAAAATCCGTATGAAACGTATTGAAAACTGTTACAGGCGTGCGCTTTTGTACCTATTACAGCTACATTCTACCGTATATTTCTATGAAATTTCGTGTGGTTAAAGCCAAATCATAACGTTATCTTGTCGCGAAAACCGCTTTTTAATACCTGTTTCAGAACGAGAGTTATGGAAGGTGATAATAGAATAGACAGTACCGCTGCTTTAGAACTCACTGAAGAAACCAGTTCGAAACAAACAAGAGTTAGGGGCGGATATACGTGTTGTGTTCCTGGTTGCTACTCAAACAATAAGAGAGATACGACGCTTTCTTTTCACAAGTTTCCCCAAGATGAACCATACAGAAGTAAATGGATTAATAACATAAAGAGGAAAGATTTTACTCCAGGTGAACACCACCGTGTATGCTCTTTGCACTTCAGAAATGGAAAGAAAATGGGAACGACCGATGTTCCAGTGTTGTTTCCTTTATTACCCAAGCCTTCTTTCAGAAAGCCTCCCACAACACGACCAGCTCCTGCCCAAAAGCAGAAATCCACGTTAAGTAGTAGTACCTCAAGTACTACTGCAGATTCTGACAGCACAGAAAACTCCCAATGCCAGACATCTGAGTCTGTTGTTGAAAAGCTGCAGCATGAGATTGCAGAGCTTAAGGTAAAGGTTGAAGTCTTAACAGCTGAGAAGTTTTGTTTACAACGTTTTGCTGGTAATGATGACGATATACGCTTTTATACAGGATTTCCTTCATATGCTACACTCTGCAGCTTTTATGAATATTTGGGTCCAGCAGTGAATCAGTTAAATTATTGGGGATCTGATTTCAATAGTGACCGACCAGCTGGAACAGATAAGCGTGGTCCGAGCTGAAAGGTACAGCCTATTGATGAATTATTTATTACTCTGTACCGACTTCGTTACAATCCTTTGGAGAAGGACATTGGTGATAGATTTACTTTACATCCAAGCACTGTTTCACGTATTGTGATAACATGGATTAATTTTCTCTATTTTAAGTTGAAGCAGTTGCCAATATGGGCCTCCAAACAGACAGTTAAGGACACAATGCCAGCTTGTTTCAAAGTTCACTACCCACAAACTCGAGTTGTTATTGATtgcactgaaatttttatacagaTGCCTTCATCATTTAGAGCTCAGTCTCAAACATATTCTCAATATAAAAGTCACAACACCGCTAAAGGTTTAGTGGGAATATCTCATAATGGAATGGTCACCTTTGTATCACATTTATATGGTGGACATGTATCAGATAAAGCTGTAACCCAAAGTTGTGGTATAATTGAACTTCTTGAGGAAGGCGATGTTGTAATGGCAGATAAAGGTTTTGACATACAGGATTTACTGGTAGAAAAAAAGAGTCATTCTGAATATTCCTCCATTTCTAAGAGATAGAGACCAGCTAACAGTTGAAGAAGAGGCCGAAACAAGACAAATTGCCTCTGTGCGGATCCATGTGGAGAGGGCCATAGAACGGGTGAAAATTTTTTGTATCCTTCAGGGTGTTGTCCCTTTGTCTTTACATGAACAGTTGGACCACATTTGGTTTATATGTTGTGTACTTACAAATTTCTTGCCTCAACTTGTTGAATAATATTTCATCTGTAATAAAGTATGTAATAGTCAGTTACAATAATAATGATGGAAACTATAGTTGTGTGATAAATAATACTGTGAATATGATAATAATACAGTTTACATTGTATGTATTTTTTTCTCCAATATAGGTACCATTCTCTTAGTAAAGAAGTCCTTAAGCTTGGGTAACATCTTCATCCAGTGAGATTCCTCAAAACTGATGCGTTCGACTGACACTTTCTTGTTTGTGTATACTACAAAGTCACACCACTTCCTACAGCTGATGGCCATTTGTCCCtgaatttgataataataattgtgtttCTGTTTGAGTGTAAGAGTGTCACCTGTCAGTTCGCAACAAAAATCTTTATATTCAGCAGCTTCACAAGGGTCCACATCACGGTATTTGTAAGGACATTTTATTTCTAATATGCCATTTGGATCAGTGCTACTACAGTCTGTTATCAACCCATCTGGAGACGCACCCAGATAAGGAAAGTTTGGATTGATCATCAGACCTGTTTGGGTAACTATAACAGTTCTTTGTTGCATTGCCATATGCTGAATATAAGCCTCTACAGCAAGTGGCTCGTTTTCTTTTCCCCAAACACATGGTGTTGGTGTATATTGTTTTTGACACTGACTCGTAATGCTATTTGCTAATTTAATACCAGGGTTTGATGGGAGCTTTTTACACACTCGGCCAAAGTATGAGGCTGTTATCCTACACTGTCGTGCCTTAAACCATGCTGAAGATTTTGATTGCTcttttgtttctaactgaatctTTTCAGCTTCTTCTTGGCTCACTCTAACATACGCAAACACTGCTTCCTCTGGATTTGTGCTATGTGTTTCTGTAGCCATTTCTTCAATAATACATGAATCTTGTTCAGTAGGATCACATGTTGATGAGCTAGGCAAACAGACTTCTCTTTCTACAAGTGGTCTGCATTCATTTCCTCTTAGAACAATAGGAAATGGAGGGTTATCTGTATGTGATTCTAGGCTTGTGCACAGAGCACGGATTTGATCTTCTGACACAGCTTGAAGTGATGCTGGGCAGGCACGGTATTCTTTACGTTTACTACTTCTAGTACACTCTTCTTCAGCTTTGCGTTTACCATATGTATGGCGCACAATTAGGATATCTGAGAAGAAAATAGGACCATCTGTAGATTTCTTAGTTACATTCCATTGCTGAGGCTTGTCGGTGCAGGTTTTATGGTCTGGAATTACTTTGAGCTGGCTTTCAGAATAGtttaatacacaatacaatagagctgcaacatgtttacaacagCCTCCACCTCCTGCCTTACATTTACAATGAGCACCACACACTGCACCATTTGATCTGTACAAACAAACTGATGTTGAATAGTTTACCGATGTTTTGAAAGAGGCTTGTACTAATGCATTAAAATAGCATTGATTCTGATCAGCACTTCCTGGGTAGAATTTGACTCTTTTCACATGATCATCTTGGAAAAGCCTATATCCAGCCTCTTTGTGTTTCATAGCTCCTGTCGTCTTATATGTCTTCTTGGCTGATGATTTTTGGTTATTTGCAACTGATTTTGAGTTGGACACCAAGTGTGCAAATAGGTGATCATATGAAAACTTTGGTAGATCATCTAAATTATTAGTCCAACCATCAGTTGGTAATACCCAACTTGTCACTGACAATTGCTGGTCAGCTTTCTCTCCAGTATGCTGGCCTCCATCCGGATCTACTAAACGAGTGGCTATGCCAGTTGCTATATAATCGCGTACTCTACACAagtaataaatatattataataatgattTACTTGAGTGTATGAATCAAAATCTATACAGTGTATGAAGTAAAAGAAATACTAATTTCTACAGTAAGTGTAATTTTAAAAACACCGAGCAATATAACGATAAAATGCATATGAAACTTAAAGTACACTGCATCATGATTAGCtactagtctcgtgtggccagaccctttccgcacagccgcttatcgattggaaattataagcgccgcgctacaagggtctggaatagttcatgtattttaaaaaatctaCAATCCCCAGTGGTTGGGGAGTGTAAATTGGCTCACGCGATCCCTTAATCGCCAAAGTGATCTGATTACTGAAGAATGAGCTGAAGAAGGCCTCTGGGGATGACGAGTATCGACCAGTGTAGATTTTTCCTTCTACCCACTACTGAATCTTCAACAAGTACGGCTGAATAAAGACAAACAAGCTCAGTTCATCTCGAGTTACAAGGAAAGTAGGCGAAAGGTTTTAAGCGGATTTTCCGATCAAAACAGACTAAAGATTCAAGGGAACACACgttgcattttgtacctttgtatcttaggtgttacccaatcaatcaattgtcaccaataacgtgtcgaaaaatttcatgttcatgaactattccagacccttgtagcgcggcgcttataatttccaatcgataagcggctgcgcggaaagggtctggccacgcgagactaattaGCTACTTGTAGTTTACCTCTTAACAAGGTCAGCTTTACGTCCAGAGAGATTAGCTCCTCTGCATTTCAACCATCGCTTAAGCTCCACCACATGCAGCTCGCTGGGATCCCGACCAGATAAAGAGGCACCTGGTATATCGTCTTCTGTTAGCTCTGTGGGAGTGGATTAATAGTTCACTATCTACTCACGTAACGTACCGATAGTTGACATAGTGACCGCAGCTTCTGTCTTATCATCACCTTCCATAACTCTCGTTCTGAAACAGGTATTAACAAGCGGTTTTCGCGACAAGATAACGTTATGATTTGGCTTTAACCACACGAAATTTCATAGAAATATACGGTAGAATGTAGCTGTAATAGGTACAAAAGCGCGCGCCTGTAACAGTTTTCAATACGTTTCATACGGATTTTTATTTACGTGATACCATAAATGGGCGTGTACCCTTACGCGTGACGTAAACATGCAAGTTCGCTTACCTATTCTGCAATGCTTACTCCTATGGTCCTGGGAAAGCTCCCCACAGAACTGAGGAAACAGTTTGCCAGAGACCACAGCAGTGGTGAATGGACCATTAAGGAGGTCATGGCCTGTATTTTAAAGGAACTCCGGGTACTTGAAGTAGGACATTGACTTTTCCAAGGAACTGCACAGTGCTACTGCATCCCTTCACACTGCAGTTAGAAAGCCTATAGCCAAACAAGAGAAGAGGGAACCAGCATGTACCTATTGCAAGGGCCCACATACTGCCAACCAGTGCACTGTTGTCAAAGGCCACCAGCAGCGAACATCCATTGTGAAGGCAGCTGGGTTGTGCTTCAACTGCTTGGGAAACCATAGGGCCTCACAGTGTACCTCTCGTAGGCGATGCAAACACTGCAGCCAAAAGCATCACACCAGCTTGTGCCCTCCCACAGATGCTGCCTCTGCCCCAGTATCTGCTCCTGTGAACAACAGTGTACAACCACCTCCCACTACCAGCAGTGTACCGCCATCCCTTACTAACCAAACTCAGCCGGTCCCTCCCCAGGTTCCCCTAACAAACAGCACGGGTACATACACCACTGTTACTAGGCCCCAACCTCCTTTAGAACTAGCCTGTAGTGCATGCCTCCTGAAGACTGCTATTGCGACTGTTTCAGCAGGTTCAATTAGCACAGAAGGCAACATTCTCTTTGATGAGGGGGCACAGCGTTCCTTCATGTCCCAAGAGCTCGCTGACACACTTTGCTTGCAACCAACACGATcagaacaaatctccctgtcgTCATTTGGTAACCAGGCTTCTTCTGCTAGATTCCTTCAGGTAGCTACCATTTTAGTACACACTCAGGATAGGAGTGTTGTCCCAATATCAGTGTTGGTGGTACCACAGCTTGCAGCTCCACTGCAAAATTCTGTGCGGATGGAAGTAAGTAAGATGCCCCATTTGAAGAACTTACAATTGGCCTATCCTGTGACTGAAGATGACAGCTTTGAGATTACCATTCTTGTAGGAGCTGATTACTACTGGACATTTGTCCAAGACCAGGTCATACGTGGCAATGGTCCAACAGCAGTTAAGTCTCGTCTGGGCTACCTACTTTCTGGTCCTCTACTACAACCATCAACTACTGTCAACTTGGTCCATGTCAATTTTATAGTGGCAGACTCCCAGAACCTGGACACCTTCTGGAAACTGGAGTCAAGTGGAACCTCCCCAAGCGCCATTGACAATGGTGATGATTTTTTGAAGACATACATGCAAACTAGCATTGCCCGTCAGCCTGACGGAACCTTATCACTCAAATTTCCTTGGAAGGAGGACCATCCCTTCCTACCCTCCAATCTCCCTATCTGTGCTAAGCGAACCAGATCCCTAGCTCAGAGGTTAGCTAA
Encoded here:
- the LOC136266319 gene encoding uncharacterized protein, which codes for MEGDDKTEAAVTMSTIELTEDDIPGASLSGRDPSELHVVELKRWLKCRGANLSGRKADLVKRVRDYIATGIATRLVDPDGGQHTGEKADQQLSVTSWVLPTDGWTNNLDDLPKFSYDHLFAHLVSNSKSVANNQKSSAKKTYKTTGAMKHKEAGYRLFQDDHVKRVKFYPGSADQNQCYFNALVQASFKTSVNYSTSVCLYRSNGAVCGAHCKCKAGGGGCCKHVAALLYCVLNYSESQLKVIPDHKTCTDKPQQWNVTKKSTDGPIFFSDILIVRHTYGKRKAEEECTRSSKRKEYRACPASLQAVSEDQIRALCTSLESHTDNPPFPIVLRGNECRPLVEREVCLPSSSTCDPTEQDSCIIEEMATETHSTNPEEAVFAYVRVSQEEAEKIQLETKEQSKSSAWFKARQCRITASYFGRVCKKLPSNPGIKLANSITSQCQKQYTPTPCVWGKENEPLAVEAYIQHMAMQQRTVIVTQTGLMINPNFPYLGASPDGLITDCSSTDPNGILEIKCPYKYRDVDPCEAAEYKDFCCELTGDTLTLKQKHNYYYQIQGQMAISCRKWCDFVVYTNKKVSVERISFEESHWMKMLPKLKDFFTKRMVPILEKKIHTM